From a region of the Tiliqua scincoides isolate rTilSci1 chromosome 4, rTilSci1.hap2, whole genome shotgun sequence genome:
- the NOL4L gene encoding nucleolar protein 4-like isoform X2 yields the protein MSDSTWMSADQHLNSSLSPSQEEGMRSPQNLHSQEDDDSSSESCSGNGSSTLNPSTSSSTQGDAGYPEVNGNGSAAPMDFSASSEDQPINLCDKLAPAHATPSYQSDSCNADGLRSRAKYGAKSTAESPPYSSGSYDSVKTEVSGCPEDLTVGRAPAADDDDDDHDDHEDNDKMNDSEGVDPERLKAFNMFVRLFVDENLDRMVPISKQPKEKIQAIIESCSRQFPEFQERARKRIRTYLKSCRRMKKNGMEMTRPTPPHLTSAMAENILAAACESETRKAAKRMRLEIYQTSQDEPVALDKQHSRDSAAITHSSYSLPASSFSQDPVYINGSLNYSYRSYGSLGGGLQPTGSSLQTGNHSNGPTDLSMKSGTSSTPTPASNTNRGVPAAQLSPTEISAVRQLIAGYRESAAFLLRSADELENLILQQN from the exons ACGATTCCTCTTCAGAGAGTTGCAGCGGGAACGGCTCCTCCACCCTGAACCCGTCCACCTCCAGCAGTACTCAGGGCGATGCCGGCTACCCAGAGGTGAATGGGAATGGATCTGCTGCCCCCATGGACTTCAGTGCCTCGTCTGAGGACCAGCCCATCAACCTGTGTGATAAGCTGGCACCGGCACATGCCACCCCCTCCTACCAGTCGGACAGCTGTAATGCTGATGGACTGCGAAGCCGTGCAAAATATGGAGCCAAGAGCACAGCGGAA TCCCCTCCCTACAGCTCTGGCAGTTACGACTCTGTCAAGACCGAGGTCAGTGGCTGTCCTGAAGACTTAACAGTTGGCAGAGCCCCTGCCgctgacgatgatgatgatgaccatgATGACCATGAGGACAATGACAAGATGAATGACTCCGAAGGAGTGGATCCAGAGCGGCTCAAGGCCTTCAAT ATGTTTGTACGCCTTTTTGTGGATGAGAACTTGGACCGCATGGTTCCCATCTCCAAGCAGCCCAAAGAGAAAATTCAGGCCATTATTGAATCCTGCAGCAGGCAGTTCCCCGAGTTCCAGGAACGGGCTCGCAAACGCATCCGCACTTACCTCAAATCCTGCCGCCGCATGAAGAAGAACGGCATGGAAATG ACCAGgcccacccctccccatctcacTTCAGCCATGGCTGAGAACAtccttgcagctgcctgtgagagcGAGACGCGGAAAGCAGCCAAGAGAATGCGCTTGGAGATCTATCAGACATCGCAG gatgagcCCGTGGCCCTGGACAAGCAGCACTCCCGCGATTCAGCCGCCATCACACACTCCTCCTACTCACTGccagcctcctccttctcccaagaCCCCGTCTACATCAATGGGAGCCTGAACTACAGTTACCGGAGCTATGGTAGTCTGGGAGGGGGCCTGCAGCCCACGGGCTCTTCACTCCAGACAGGGAATCACAGTAATG GTCCCACCGACCTCAGCATGAAAAGTGGCACGTCcagcacccccacccctgccagcaACACGAACAGGGGGGTCCCTGCTGCCCAGCTCAGCCCAACGGAGATCAGTGCGGTGCGGCAGCTGATTGCTGGTTACCGGGAGTCTGCAGCCTTCCTCCTCCGCTCTGCAGATGAACTGGAGAACCTCATTTTACAGCAGAACTGA